From a region of the Solanum stenotomum isolate F172 chromosome 2, ASM1918654v1, whole genome shotgun sequence genome:
- the LOC125857239 gene encoding kirola-like, with product MGLKGKLIVSLEVNCGGHSVHDIFHTKSHHLPNISPSRIKHFEIHEGDKGKIGSVASWKYYEDGKEMFAKTVIEAIDPQKNSITWNAIEGNLLDLYNSFNVITSFEHQWITYALVYEKKTEDTPEPIAFLDFFIGVIKDIEGHLLEN from the exons ATGGGCTTAAAAGGTAAGTTGATTGTTTCATTGGAAGTGAACTGTGGAGGACATTCGGTTCATGATATTTTCCACACTAAAAGTCATCATCTACCCAACATAAGCCCTAGTAGAATCAAGCATTTTGAGATTCATGAAGGTGATAAAGGGAAAATTGGTTCGGTTGCTAGCTGGAAATATTACGAAG ATGGAAAAGAAATGTTTGCTAAGACTGTGATTGAAGCCATCGATCCTCAGAAGAATTCAATCACTTGGAATGCGATTGAAGGAAATTTGttagatttgtataattccTTCAATGTTATTACATCCTTTGAACATCAATGGATTACATATGCACTTGTGTATGAGAAGAAAACTGAAGATACCCCAGAACCCATTGCTTTCTTGGATTTTTTCATTGGTGTGATCAAGGATATAGAGGGTCACCTTCTTGAGAATTAA